The Caldalkalibacillus uzonensis genome window below encodes:
- a CDS encoding ABC transporter permease, protein MELVWEGLKRAIEMLISGDPEVFRITWLTLRVSLTATLISVMLGLPLGVILGLVTFPGRKLVVTLINLGMGLPPVVAGLWITLLLWRSGPLGHYALLYTPTAIIMAQVLVSLPIIIGLTTAAFQQIDPRLRLQIKALGASKWQSFLVLLRETRLAIMAAVMAGLGRVLAEVGASMMVGGNIKGETRILTTAMVMEVSKGNFDIAIALSFILMTLAFLITLALTLMQQRKRSA, encoded by the coding sequence ATGGAGCTTGTCTGGGAAGGATTAAAGAGAGCCATTGAAATGCTCATCAGCGGTGATCCGGAAGTATTCCGAATCACCTGGCTGACACTGCGTGTTTCGTTGACTGCAACACTCATCAGCGTGATGTTGGGCCTTCCGCTGGGGGTCATTTTGGGCTTGGTCACCTTTCCGGGCCGCAAACTGGTTGTCACGCTCATTAATCTGGGAATGGGGCTGCCTCCGGTTGTGGCCGGGCTGTGGATCACGCTGCTCCTGTGGCGTTCGGGTCCCTTGGGCCACTACGCTCTGCTCTACACACCAACAGCCATCATTATGGCACAAGTGCTTGTGTCGCTGCCCATTATCATCGGTTTAACCACCGCTGCTTTTCAACAGATTGACCCCCGTTTGCGCCTGCAGATCAAAGCGTTGGGCGCCTCGAAATGGCAAAGTTTCCTCGTACTCCTGAGAGAAACACGCCTGGCCATTATGGCAGCGGTTATGGCCGGGCTGGGCCGGGTGCTGGCCGAAGTGGGCGCTTCCATGATGGTTGGCGGCAATATTAAAGGAGAAACACGCATTTTAACCACGGCGATGGTGATGGAAGTGTCCAAAGGAAACTTTGATATCGCCATCGCCCTGTCCTTTATCCTGATGACCTTAGCTTTTCTCATCACATTGGCGTTAACGCTGATGCAACAAAGGAAGCGATCGGCATGA